A genomic stretch from Sulfobacillus thermosulfidooxidans includes:
- a CDS encoding S53 family peptidase: MRQRQILMLSSATMASILFFASTTLAASNPSLTIMHHNVAHQLLKQSTLQGPVPSSATTTFEVSLNWRHVNQLKNLIQSLYSPSSANYRHFLSPAQFTEEFGPTTNQIHQVTQYFSQYGLALQSVSSNHNTLTLRGTYGQIEQALHVQMMHYRHGKQVFTANTQDPSLPANVANLISGFIGLTTYHAFHPALNTISDLTHSSSSTASTTSPQGYSPQQIAQAYQLTPLYQQKALGQHETIAIATLATFQPSDAQYFWKYYHINRGQATLNIVPVDGGFPSGDSGPGSGRIETTLDVERSGSLAPRANILVYEAPNTSQGFYDLFNAVVSQDQAQTMSCSWGEDELLATPAYDFSINNIFMEGAAQGQSLFAASGDYGAYDGYPIISAPSVDFPASSPYITAAGGTTLPINGEVPIPGGYIPMRTEHGWGWSYLLPYYANFGYTSEAQFFQAVFPIGSGGGTSDIFRRPFYQYGPSFPQTAGRNVPDVALNADPFTGYAVYDTNPGTPYGEGWLNGFGGTSFASPQWAGIVAVMDSALHAQIGFANPLFYTVFQSPENTLYPAFHTITKGNNWFYYDQLGYNRVTGLGSPDVSNLTQDIEALTH, encoded by the coding sequence ATGAGACAACGCCAAATCCTGATGCTGTCTTCAGCGACTATGGCAAGCATTCTATTCTTTGCATCCACAACCCTTGCAGCATCTAATCCGTCCCTAACCATAATGCATCATAATGTGGCGCATCAGCTACTGAAGCAATCAACGCTGCAAGGACCAGTGCCATCTTCTGCCACAACAACCTTTGAGGTGAGCCTTAATTGGCGTCATGTCAATCAACTCAAAAACTTGATCCAAAGCCTGTATTCGCCTTCATCTGCAAATTATCGCCATTTTCTAAGTCCAGCACAGTTTACCGAGGAATTTGGTCCCACAACGAATCAAATCCACCAAGTCACCCAATATTTTTCCCAGTACGGCCTGGCCTTACAGTCCGTGTCTTCCAATCATAATACCTTAACCCTCCGTGGAACCTATGGCCAAATTGAGCAAGCCTTGCATGTGCAAATGATGCACTACCGTCATGGCAAGCAAGTCTTTACGGCAAATACTCAAGACCCAAGCTTGCCCGCTAATGTGGCTAACCTTATCTCAGGGTTCATAGGACTGACCACATACCATGCATTCCATCCGGCACTTAACACCATTTCTGATTTAACTCACTCATCTTCATCTACGGCTTCGACCACTTCCCCGCAAGGATACAGCCCCCAACAAATTGCACAAGCCTATCAGCTCACCCCACTCTATCAACAGAAAGCACTAGGGCAACACGAGACGATTGCTATTGCCACCTTAGCCACATTTCAACCGTCAGACGCACAGTATTTTTGGAAGTATTATCACATTAACCGAGGCCAAGCTACCCTAAATATTGTGCCGGTTGATGGAGGATTCCCATCTGGGGATAGTGGTCCAGGCTCCGGAAGAATCGAAACCACATTAGATGTGGAACGTTCGGGTTCGTTGGCACCCCGGGCCAATATCTTAGTCTATGAAGCCCCTAATACCTCCCAGGGATTCTATGATCTCTTCAATGCCGTAGTCAGCCAAGATCAAGCACAAACGATGTCCTGCAGCTGGGGTGAAGACGAATTATTGGCAACTCCGGCCTATGACTTTTCCATCAACAATATCTTTATGGAGGGGGCTGCCCAAGGACAATCTTTATTCGCCGCATCAGGAGATTATGGAGCCTATGATGGCTACCCGATCATCAGTGCGCCTTCAGTGGATTTTCCAGCCTCATCACCGTATATTACAGCGGCCGGTGGGACCACCTTGCCCATAAACGGTGAAGTGCCTATTCCTGGTGGCTACATTCCTATGCGAACAGAGCATGGATGGGGTTGGTCTTATTTACTGCCATATTACGCAAATTTCGGCTACACCTCTGAGGCCCAATTCTTCCAAGCCGTTTTCCCGATAGGATCAGGCGGAGGAACGTCCGACATTTTCCGTCGTCCTTTTTATCAATATGGACCTTCATTCCCCCAAACGGCAGGACGTAATGTACCTGACGTCGCCCTCAACGCGGATCCCTTTACGGGTTATGCCGTTTATGACACAAATCCCGGCACGCCTTATGGGGAAGGATGGTTGAATGGGTTCGGCGGAACATCCTTTGCATCTCCACAATGGGCCGGAATTGTTGCTGTGATGGACAGCGCATTACATGCCCAAATTGGCTTCGCCAATCC